The genomic window CGATCTGCCTTATTCATTTCTCTCAGTGGCTTATGGGCGAAATGGAGGACTACCCGTGTAAAGCCTTTGGGTGCTTCAAAATAAGGAGCGGGGACCCGGCCGCTCCCGCGTTTCCGAATGAACGCGCTTGTTGGCTACCTCCTCGAGCCCGAGCCGCACCTGGTGGTTCACGTCGGCAAAATCCGCCAAGTTGTTCTTTACAGGATTCTGCACTCGGCTTCGACGGTCGCGCCGCTTCTGCGCCGTGCGGTTTTGTTCGACATAGGCCGGGTGTTGCTGCCGGTAGCGCCGGCTATATATATAGAAACCTCTATAGAGTTTTTGTACCGCCTCCCCGCAGATTAACCATCCAACCCGGTCCCCTTCGATTTTCCTGGAAATGGATCCCTTTGTAAGTCCCGGAAACAAGTGGATGCTGATGGACGCCGGAACGCTTCAATTGCAGTGTGGATTTACAGGATGGCTCGGGTTACAAATGGGGAACGATTTGACCGGGAGTGGCGGGGCTAATGGGTGTTGGCCTTGATGCTTTCGGCTGCCTGGATGAGGCTCTTGATCTCATCCTCGGTAAAGCTGGCTTCCTTGATGTAGCGGAGTAAGTTCATGACCTCGGGTTGGTCATGAAGGTAGCCAGCTACTTCCGGATCCGTTGATGAAGACAAACGGAACAGTACGTCAGGATCGGCCGCCAATACCTTGGCCAATTCCTTGATCACCTCTGGCCGTGGCGGTCGCTCCTTGCCACGCTCGATGCGGCTCAGGTAGGCGGGGGAGATGCCTACCTTGGTCGCTGTCTCGCGCAGCCCGAGGTCTTGGGCGACTCGAAGGTCGCGGATGGT from Acidobacteriota bacterium includes these protein-coding regions:
- a CDS encoding helix-turn-helix domain-containing protein, which encodes MKNFGETIRDLRVAQDLGLRETATKVGISPAYLSRIERGKERPPRPEVIKELAKVLAADPDVLFRLSSSTDPEVAGYLHDQPEVMNLLRYIKEASFTEDEIKSLIQAAESIKANTH